The DNA window GCGCGGTGAACCTGGGGCAGGGGTTCCCTGACTTCGACGGCCCGGCGGCCATCAAGGAAGCGGCGCAGCGCGCCATCCGCGACGGGGGCAACCAGTACGCCATGGGCGCGGGCGCCCGGGAGCTGCGCGTGGCCATCGCCGAGCACTCGGCGCGCTTCTACGGCCAGACGGTGGACCCGGACACCATGGTGACGGTGACCAGCGGCGCCACCGAGGCCATCCTCGACACGCTGCTGGGGCTGGTGGACCCGGGCGACGAGGTGGTGGCCTTCGAGCCCTTCTACGACTCCTACGACGCCAACATCACCTTCGTGGGGGCCACCGCGCGCTTCGTGCCGCTGCGCCCGCCGGACGCGGACCACGCGCAGTGGTGGTTCGACCGGGACGAGGTCCGCGCCGCCTTCAGCCCGCGCACCCGGCTGCTCATCCTCAACACGCCGCACAACCCGACGGGGAAGGTGTTCACCCGCGATGAGCTGACGTTCCTGGGCGAGCTGTGCGCCGAGTTCGATGTGAAGGTCCTCTCCGACGAGGTGTACGAGCACCTCGTCTTCGAGCCCGCGCGCCACCTGCGTCCGGCCACGCTGCCCGGGCTGGCCGAGCGCACCGTGACGGTGAGCAGCGGCGGGAAGACGTTCAGCCTCACCGGCTGGAAGGTGGGCTGGGTCATCGCGCCGCCGCCGCTGCGGGACGC is part of the Myxococcus xanthus genome and encodes:
- a CDS encoding aminotransferase class I/II-fold pyridoxal phosphate-dependent enzyme; its protein translation is MSRPVAAQRVTRFATTVFSEFSALAARHGAVNLGQGFPDFDGPAAIKEAAQRAIRDGGNQYAMGAGARELRVAIAEHSARFYGQTVDPDTMVTVTSGATEAILDTLLGLVDPGDEVVAFEPFYDSYDANITFVGATARFVPLRPPDADHAQWWFDRDEVRAAFSPRTRLLILNTPHNPTGKVFTRDELTFLGELCAEFDVKVLSDEVYEHLVFEPARHLRPATLPGLAERTVTVSSGGKTFSLTGWKVGWVIAPPPLRDAVQRAHQFVTFATAAPLQAAMAEALRLPDAYFTELTASYAAKRERLLTGLREAGLTAFAPEGSYFILADITRQGFADDVAFCRHLVSKVGVAAIPPSVFYGPAHRHLGQGLARFAFCKTDAVLDEAVRRLRAGLSPR